The Podospora pseudocomata strain CBS 415.72m chromosome 1 map unlocalized CBS415.72m_1, whole genome shotgun sequence genome has a segment encoding these proteins:
- a CDS encoding uncharacterized protein (EggNog:ENOG503NVYX; BUSCO:EOG09263K45; COG:T), giving the protein MEPSGIHLVFTCSSSATDHLAHSPLSRVILRERLPSSFIQLYYTDCLQIGKVFALEHLQPTIRNGHHQFDPTLITDTMASTAKYTPAAQEDPDAHLYTQPPPSYQAESSSAQDNAALFGGAPRSSEDNIPDDFKFGGSVAEATLEIRNQFIRKVYTILTVQILATTLVSSLSFMSDGYRNWIQNNPTVLWLSLFGSMGFMILTYWKRHSYPTNLLFLSGFTLLEAYTISVIVSFYDSSIVLNAVVLTGGIFIFLTAFACQSKYDFTSWMPYLFGALWGLVLFGFMSFFLPHTSTTELIYGLLAALIFSGYILVDTQLVMRKHHVEEEIAAALSLYLDIINLFLAILRILNSQNNN; this is encoded by the exons ATGGAACCTTCCGGCATCCACCTGGTCTTTACCTGCAGCAGCTCCGCCACTGATCACCTAGCGCATTCCCCACTCTCTCGGGTCATCCTCCGTGAAAGGCTGCCATCGTCATTCATCCAACTGTATTACACCGATTGCCTACAAATAGGCAAGGTTTTTGCGCTTGAACATCTACAGCCAACTATACGCAACGGTCACCACCAGTTTGATCCGACATTGATAACAGACACAATGGCGAGCACAGCCAAGTATACGCCTGCTGCGCAGGAAGATCCCGATGCGCACCTCTACACGCAGCCGCCTCCGTCGTACCAGGCTGAGAGCAGCTCGGCGCAAGACAATGCTGCCCTCTTTGGCGGCGCCCCTCGCAGCAGCGAAGACAACATCCCCGATGACTTCAAG TTCGGAGGTTCCGTTGCCGAAGCTACCCTCGAGATCCGCAACCAGTTCATCCGCAAAGTCTACACCATTCTTACTGTCCAAATACTCGCAACAACCCTCGTGAGCTCCCTAAGCTTCATGAGCGATGGCTACAGAAATTGGATTCAGAATAACCCCACCGTTCTATGGCTGTCTCTCTTTGGCTCCATGGGTTTCATGATCCTCACCTACTGGAAACGTCACTCATATCCTACCAATCTGCTCTTCCTCTCCGGCTTCACACTTCTTGAAGCCTACACCATCTCCGTCATTGTCTCTTTCTACGACTCTTCTATCGTACTCAACGCAGTCGTGCTCACCGGcggcatcttcatcttcttgacggCCTTCGCTTGCCAGTCCAAGTACGACTTCACTTCATGGATGCCATATCTCTTTGGCGCTCTTTGGGGCTTGGTCCTCTTCGGGTTTATGTCCTTCTTCCTTCCTCACACCAGCACCACTGAGCTCATCTAcggtctgttggccgcgtTGATCTTCAGCGGCTACATCCTCGTGGACACACAGCTCGTTATGAGGAAGcaccatgtcgaggaggagatcgCTGCCGCTTTGAGTTTGTATCTTGACATTATCAACCTGTTCTTGGCCATTTTGCGGATTCTGAACAGCCAGAACAATAACTAA
- a CDS encoding uncharacterized protein (EggNog:ENOG503NZ2G; COG:N): MAGNTNRYSSYTTASVGSGSDGKNGEKAEKKDLWSSMLDGVASAKRLPEKNIILLGGTVDSQREFFESLSNNELRRTLDRNASRMPPVANSFALGYTYYDVLDADQEDTLARISLYTLTNPSPSFASLLKPLLTPQTIPNTLIVILLDWSQPWKWMRQLREWILLLRTVLISLSHECMATMEEVMLSWRDRGRGGGTNLDGTTALPVADDGVALPPGPGEWEDALGIPLCVVAQNAEKMEYLEKTQSWKEEEFDVVLQFMRTVLLRHGASLIYTTPSLPSQLPSLIHSSLGIHSLLKKQPLKHNVIDRDKIVVPPNWDSWGKIRVLREGFDVERVSNAWTADLDQPFPHRQSNGNTSNGEPNGESGEAVHDQEKEDDDPQGSTVRLYELSVQDPTMDALQLAGRDTHSTELEVKSEDTQAFLGKQLKQLETFKKQHDETFGQDFGSSRNKPFKKIEEDEGALDPYTRPTEAKVLEHIGPVQFNMGGIQVDADDMVQRLKDRQAYGTSEPSSPTDEVGAEANAQMDTENLQAFFQGLMNRKSGTGK, encoded by the exons ATGGCCGGGAATACAAACCGGTACTCGTCTTACACGACAGCCTCTGTTGGGTCAGGATCAGATGGCAAGAATGGcgagaaggcggagaagaaggatctCTGGAGCTCCATGCTGGACGGGGTAGCCAGCGCAAAGCGACTGCCAGAAAAGAATATTATTTTACTAGGAGGTACTGTCGACTCCCAGCGAGAGTTCTTCGaatccctctccaacaacgaGCTACGCCGAACCCTTGATCGAAACGCATCTCGAATGCCCCCAGTCGCAAACAGCTTTGCACTGGGGTATACCTACTACGACGTTCTTGATGCCGACCAGGAAGACACCTTGGCTCGCATATCTCTGTACACTCTTACAAACCCCTCGCCGAGCTTCGCGTCTCTTCTCAAGCCGCTTCTGACGCCTCAGACGATACCCAATACCCTGATTGTAATATTACTGGATTGGTCTCAGCCGTGGAAATGGATGCGCCAGTTGCGGGAGTGGATTTTGTTACTCAGGACTGTTCTGATCTCGTTAAGCCATGAGTGTATGGCAACAATGGAGGAAGTGATGTTGTCGTGGCGTGACCGCGGTAGGGGTGGCGGGACCAACCTCGACGGCACAACGGCCTTGCCAGTCgcggatgatggtgttgctttACCCCCAGGTCCTGGCGAGTGGGAGGACGCACTGGGTATCCCACTATGCGTTGTCGCTCAAAAT GCCGAAAAAATGGAATACCTTGAAAAAACACAAagttggaaggaggaggagtttgatgtTGTGTTACAGTTCATGCGGACAGTATTGCTTAGGC ATGGCGCTTCTCTGATttacaccaccccctctttACCCTCGCAACTCCCAAGCTTGATTCACTCAAGCCTTGGCATCCACTCACTTCTGAAGAAGCAACCACTAAAGCACAATGTCATCGACAGGGACAAGATTGTAGTCCCTCCCAACTGGGACTCGTGGGGTAAGATCCGTGTACTACGAGAAGGTTTCGACGTGGAACGTGTCAGCAATGCCTGGACCGCCGATCTCGATCAGCCATTCCCACATCGTCAATCAAACGGCAACACGTCAAATGGCGAGCCCAATGGCGAAAGCGGTGAAGCTGTTCACGACCAGGAAAAagaggacgacgaccccCAGGGCTCCACAGTCAGGCTATACGAGCTGTCGGTGCAGGATCCCACAATGGACGCCCTCCAGCTGGCGGGGCGCGACACTCACTCGACCGAGCTTGAAGTAAAGAGCGAGGACACCCAAGCCTTCCTCGGCAAACAGCTCAAGCAGCTCGAGACCTTCAAGAAACAGCACGACGAGACCTTTGGTCAAGACTTTGGCAGCTCCAGAAATAAACCCTtcaagaagattgaggaggatgagggggcgCTGGACCCGTATACTCGGCCGACAGAAGCCAAAGTGTTGGAGCATATTGGCCCGGTGCAGTTCAACATGGGCGGTATCCAAGTAGACGCGGATGACATGGTTCAGAGGCTCAAG GACCGTCAAGCATACGGCACCTCCGAGCCAAGCAGCCCAACAGACGAGGTGGGCGCCGAAGCAAACGCCCAAATGGATACCGAAAACCTGCAGGCCTTCTTCCAAGGCCTGATGAACAGGAAGAGCGGCACAGGCAAATGA
- a CDS encoding uncharacterized protein (COG:O; EggNog:ENOG503NVKC) — MMSAQLQQQQSAADGAAPPALGNQSLGSDELPPVRNRASESKSPYVFLHADTPVAWQPMSEETLARAKAENKPIYMHIGFLADHLCHITTRDTFHNPTVAAFLNEHFVPIIVDREERPDLDAIYQNYSVAVNSISGWPLHLFFTPDLEPFFANAYLPAPGTVGEEGEACDLLTILQSNHRLWVEKEQKCREEAAKELEGLEKFVQEGALPLARAPNATATSDSDIEVDLDHVELAVSRIAKLFDPVHGGFGQPGEPKFPNPARLSFLLRLRECPDTVRDVIGGDEDVERATKMALQTLSKMKNSGLRDHIGEGFMRMSSTSDWNMPHFEKMVGDNALLLGVYLDAWLGNRKGTQLTNQDEFADVVLGLADYLISPAIQQENGGFISSEAAYSYYRKGEQHMTNGTFYLWTHREFDEVLGPEASNIAAAYWNVQEDGNVPQERDPSDEFLNQNILSAGNGVHELSTQHGLPVEEIHRIIASSKKKLLAHRDKERVRPPRDTKIIAGVNGMVISALSRSQAAAEAVGHSKSAEYIKRAEKAAQFIFDNLWLNDINTEGPNGGQHKVLHRYWNNGPSETLAFADDYAFLIEGLLDLYEATLSKRWLNWAQDLQDAQNRLFYDSPSAVNGAPSRRAAGSGGFYSTELQTISSNIPRLKSAMDILIPSVNAVSASNLYRLGSIFAEPRYKQIALETIKAFDPELMEHHWIHQSLLANVITAKLGVEEVRIENQDLAQSQLAELRLRARGRTRVLVEAK; from the exons ATGATGAGCGcacagctccagcagcagcaatcgGCGGCAGACGGAGCCGCCCCGCCAGCGTTAGGAAACCAGTCGCTGGGCTCCGATGAACTCCCACCTGTACGGAACCGCGCCTCAGAAAGCAAGAGCCCATATGTTTTCCTTCATGCCGACACACCTGTAGCTTGGCAACCTATGAGCGAGGAAACTCTGGCCCGAGCCAAGGCCGAGAATAAACCCATCTACATGCATATTGGATTTCTGGCTGATCACC TTTGCCACATAACAACCCGGGACACATTTCACAATCCCACAGTTGCCGCCTTCCTCAACGAGCACTTTGTCCCGATCATCGTGGACCGGGAGGAGCGACCAGACCTCGATGCAATATACCAAAACTACAGCGTTGCTGTCAACAGCATCAGTGGCTGGCCGTTACACCTATTTTTCACTCCCGATCTCGAGCCCTTCTTCGCGAATGCCTATTTACCTGCGCCTGGTactgttggggaggagggggaggcatGCGACCTGCTCACCATTTTGCAAAGTAATCATCGACTGTGGGTCGAGAAGGAGCAAAAGTGCCGGGAGGAGGCTGCGAAGGAGCTCGAAGGCCTAGAAAAGTTTGTTCAGGAAGGCGCTCTGCCACTTGCTCGCGCTCCCAACGCCACAGCAACGTCCGATTCGGATATTGAGGTGGACCTGGACCACGTTGAGCTTGCTGTAAGCCGTATAGCAAAACTTTTCGATCCTGTGCATGGCGGTTTTGGCCAGCCTGGGGAGCCAAAGTTTCCTAACCCGGCGCGGCTGTCCTTCTTGCTCCGGCTCAGAGAATGTCCTGATACAGTACGCGATGTCAttggaggagacgaggatgTTGAGAGGGCGACAAAGATGGCGCTTCAGACGTTGAGCAAGATGAAGAACAGTGGTTTAAGAGACCACATCGGTGAAGGGTTCATGCGGATGAGTTCCACCAGCGACTGGAACATGCCCCATtttgagaagatggtgggcgATAACGCCCTGCTGTTGGGGGTTTATCTTGACGCCTGGCTTGGAAACAGAAAAGGAACACAACTGACCAACCAAGACGAGTTCGCCGATGTTGTGTTGGGTCTGGCCGACTACCTGATCAGCCCCGCAATTCAGCAAGAAAATGGGGGCTTTATTTCAAGCGAGGCGGCGTACTCATACTATCGCAAGGGCGAACAGCACATGACAAACGGGACATTTTACCTCTGGACTCATAGGGAGTTTGACGAGGTTCTGGGACCAGAAGCCAGCAATATCGCTGCCGCATATTGGAATGTACAAGAAGATGGCAATGTACCCCAAGAGCGGGATCCCTCCGATGAGTTTCTTAACCAAAACATTCTTTCCGCCGGTAACGGTGTTCATGAGCTCTCGACTCAACATGGTCTTCCGGTTGAGGAGATACATCGGATCATTGCATCTTCAAAGAAGAAGTTGCTTGCTCATAGGGACAAGGAACGCGTACGACCACCCAGAGATACGAAAATCATTGCTGGAGTCAACGGCATGGTCATCTCAGCACTATCCCGGTCACaagcggcggcggaggctgTTGGCCATTCCAAAAGTGCGGAGTATATCAAACGCGCTGAAAAGGCAGCCCAGTTTATCTTTGACAATCTGTGGTTAAATGATATCAACACCGAAGGTCCCAACGGTGGGCAGCACAAAGTACTGCACCGCTATTGGAACAATGGGCCGAGCGAGACGCTTGCCTTTGCTGATGATTATGCCTTTTTGATTGAGGGTCTTTTGGATCTGTACGAAGCAACACTCAGTAAGCGGTGGCTGAATTGGGCCCAGGATCTTCAAG ATGCACAAAACCGGCTATTTTATGACTCGCCATCGGCAGTGAACGGTGCCCCAAGCCGACGCGCCGCTGGCTCTGGCGGTTTCTATTCAACTGAGCTGCAgaccatcagcagcaacatcccaCGCCTGAAGAGTGCCATGGACATTCTGATCCCCTCGGTCAACGCCGTCTCGGCCTCCAACCTCTACAGACTGGGCTCCATCTTTGCGGAACCGCGCTATAAGCAGATTGCGTTAGAAACGATCAAGGCTTTCGACCCCGAGCTCATGGAGCATCACTGGATACACCAGAGCCTACTGGCAAATGTCATAACAGCGAAACTGGGAGTGGAAGAGGTCCGGATAGAGAATCAAGACCTTGCTCAATCACAGCTGGCTGAGCTACGCTTGAGAGCGAGAGGTCGCACAAGGGTTCTTGTCGAGGCTAAATAG
- a CDS encoding uncharacterized protein (COG:S; EggNog:ENOG503P4TJ) has product MKSSAMLAACGAILAAASPILQERRLIVHSKVVIEWVTVTVTEGEQPTPAVFSVARRPAQRTTTTTIATTTSAAPPPPPPPPPAPSTSAAPEPVVVVEPAPKPEPATQAPPPVVEAPAPVVESPAPVVEAPAPVVEAPVPAVSTQAPASAPAPAPAPVKVEASSDYQKAVLESHNVHRFNHSAGALEWGQQYADSAKVLAQRCKFEHDTSINGGGYGQNLAMWAASANVDKVDPAAAAARAISNGWYNDELELFPASEYGRANPSAQAQATFSKWGHFTQLVWKDSKQVGCFTARCPVGTLVSNMESLYTVCNYFPVGNMGGAYGKNVLPPLGQPISIAA; this is encoded by the exons ATGAAGTCCTCAGCGATGCTCGCCGCCTGCGGCGCTATTCTGGCTGCTGCCAGCCCCATCCTCCAGGAGCGTCGCCTTATTGTTCACAGTAAGGTCGTCATTGAATGGGTTACCGTCACTGTCACCGAAGGCGAGCAGCCCACTCCGGCTGTGTTCAGCGTGGCTCGTCGCCCCGCTCAGCGCACCACTACTACTACCATCGCGACCACCACGTCTgccgccccccccccgccgcctcctccccctccggcTCCCAGCACGAGCGCTGCTCCTGAGccggtggttgttgttgagcctgCTCCGAAGCCCGAGCCTGCTACAcaggcccctcctcccgttGTGGAAGCCCCTGCCCCCGTGGTTGAGTCCCCGGCCCCCGTCGTCGAGGCTCCTGCTCCCGTCGTCGAAGCGCCCGTCCCTGCCGTGTCTACTCAAGCCCCCGCTTCGGCCCCAGCTCCGGCCCCAGCTCCAGTGAAGGTCGAGGCCTCCAGTGACTATCAGAAGGCTGTTCTTGAGAGCCACAATGTGCATCGTTTTAACCACTCCGCTGGTGCTCTCGAGTGGGGACAGCAGTATGCCGACTCTGCCAAGGTTCTTGCCCAACGTTGCAAATTTGAGCACGACAC GAGCATCAACGGTGGTGGCTACGGCCAAAATCTTGCCATGTGGGCCGCATCTGCTAACGTTGACAAAGTCGacccagctgctgctgctgctcgcgcCATCTCTAACGGCTGGTACAATGACGAGCTTGAGCTTTTCCCTGCCAGCGAATATGGCCGTGCCAACCCTAGCGCCCAGGCACAAGCCACCTTCTCCAAGTGGGGGCACTTCACCCAGCTTGTCTGGAAGGACTCCAAACAGGTTGGCTGCTTCACCGCTCGCTGCCCTGTCGGCACGCTTGTCTCCAACATGGAGTCTCTGTACACTGTCTGCAATTATTTCCCTGTTG GAAACATGGGCGGAGCTTACGGCAAGAATGTGCTGCCTCCCCTTGGCCAGCCCATCTCCATCGCCGCTTAA
- the NdufA8 gene encoding ndufa8, NADH-ubiquinone oxidoreductase complex I 19kd subunit (EggNog:ENOG503P1YB; COG:C), which produces MAARKPTFNQQILIDPTPLPDSIPKVKEVGASSAPLLSAAFFIGARCKDYNDDYMQCKTENPGKGEFECLKEGRRVTRCARSVIEDINKSCLEQFRAHWTCLENNNHQLWQCRPDEWKLNKCVFDNLKLEKVIPDQPKQSTPVHLRQKQIYAHSPVPAWEKPFIAEKSQSS; this is translated from the exons ATGGCAGCCAGAAAACCCAC CTTCAACCAGCAGATCCTCATCGACCCGACGCCGCTGCCAGATTCGATCCCCAAAGTCAAGGAGGTCGGCGCCAGCTCTGCCCCTCTTCTCTCGGCTGCTTTCTTCATCGGCGCGCGGTGCAAGGACTACAATGATGACTACATGCAATGCAAGACTGAGAACCCCGGAAAGGGCGAGTTTGAGTGCCTGAAGGAGGGGCGGCGGGTCACCAGATGCGCCCGGAGCGT CATCGAGGATATCAACAAGTCATGCCTGGAGCAGTTCCGCGCCCACTGGACATGTCTCGAGAACAACAACCATCAGCTTTGGCAGTGCCGCCCCGATGAGTGGAAGCTGAACAAGTGTGTTTTCGACAACCTG aagctcgagaaggtCATTCCTGACCAGCCCAAGCAGTCAACACCCGTCCACCTCAGACAGAAGCAGATCTATGCCCACTCACCGGTCCCGGCGTGGGAGAAGCCATTCATTGCTGAGAAGTCCCAGTCCTCCTAA
- the NUP57 gene encoding Nucleoporin nup57 (EggNog:ENOG503NVWB; COG:U; COG:Y), whose protein sequence is MFSTATKPAGQNIFGNSMFAQPAASQQQQQQQQAQPQAQQQAPLALGQTLTNSTQQLGSSIWQPGSQTNFQKPIPDQIKLITEKWDPSNPNCVFRTYLYNKVEEHAVPHYHPGPQDDPKEWDEALRNKPAANFMPVLCAGFPAIVARLTLQRRALAEFNNKLHAINASLDAILSRHDLEHSVRALNARRKHAEQSRRCLVLAAKVQILRNRGYALSGDEDQLKQKLQKIDKDLQDPALSARLEELWSRLIILRQYADSLKDEINKPGALENGGLSEDVEAKAKKILEDYDKQLQHLRKQVEEAKKDFDEWEKEHKPAPAPSKKAR, encoded by the exons ATGTTTTCAACCGCCACTAAGCCCGCGGGGCAGAACATCTTCGGTAACAGCATGTTTGCGCAACCAGCTGCCAGT caacagcagcagcaacagcagcaggcgcAACCACAAgcgcaacaacaagcaccTTTGGCGCTAGGGCAGACTTTGACCAACTCGACCCAACAGCTGGGCAGCTCAATATGGCAACCTGGGAGCCAGACAAACT TTCAGAAGCCAATTCCTGATCAGATCAAGCTCATCACCGAGAAATGGGACCCCTCGAACCCCAACTGCGTTTTCCGCACCTATCTCTACAACAAGGTCGAGGAGCACGCTGTACCACACTACCACCCCGGTCCTCAGGACGACCCCAAGGAATGGGACGAGGCTCTTCGTAACAAGCCTGCGGCCAACTTCATGCCCGTTCTCTGCGCTGGCTTCCCAGCTATCGTTGCGCGCCTAACGTTGCAACGAAGGGCCCTTGCCGagttcaacaacaagctccatgccatcaacgccagcTTAGACGCGATTCTTTCTCGTCACGATTTGGAGCACTCTGTTCGTGCGCTCAATGCGCGGAGGAAGCATGCGGAGCAGAGCAGGCGTTGCTTGGTTTTGGCCGCCAAGGTCCAGATTCTGCGCAACAGGGGTTACGCGCTTTCTGGCGATGAGGATCAGCTCAAGCAGAAGCTTCAGAAGATCGACAAGGACCTGCAGGACCCTGCTTTGAGCGCgcggttggaggagttgtgGAGCCGTCTTATCATTCTCAGGCAGTATGCCGACAGCCTCAAGGACGAGATCAACAAGCCTGGCGCTCTTGAAAATGGGGGCTTGAgcgaggatgtggaggcaaaggcgaagaag ATCCTCGAAGACTACGACAAGCAACTTCAGCACCTTAGAAAGCAggttgaggaagccaagAAGGACTTTGACGAGTGGGAAAAGGAACATAAGCCAGCACCGGCTCCGTCAAAGAAGGCACGCTAG
- a CDS encoding uncharacterized protein (COG:S; EggNog:ENOG503PV2M): MFGLPPQVSEAELRAAEAEATFTIQRVIATAAALYLSPFVIDAVSKVF; this comes from the exons ATGTTCGGTT TGCCCCCACAAGTCTCCGAGGCCGAGCTTCGCGCCGCCGAGGCGGAGGCCACCTTCACCATCCAGCGGGTCATCGCCACAGCCGCTGCTCTCTACCTCT CCCCCTTCGTCATCGATGCCGTCTCCAAGGTCTTCTAA